The Chloroflexota bacterium genomic interval CTAAAGGCAGCCGCCGCCAAGCGCAAGGAGGTGAACAGACTGAGTGAGTTGACCAAAATCGAGGTCGGGGTCTAACATTTTGGCAGGGTCGTTTTGTCCGAAAACGACTGAAGCATTACAGTTGGACTCCACCACTGGTCATAAAGGCCACACAAAGGACTGGCGTGCTGTGATATAATGGACGATATTACGTTTCAACCTGAGGCAGAGTTGAGCGGCACTTAGTATCAAAGGGGGAAAGCCGTGGAGTGTCCGGCATGTAAGGGGGTAATGGTGGTGGCGGAGTTCCAGAAGATTGAGCTCGACCATTGCACCAGATGCCTGGGGGTCTGGTTTGATGCCGGGGAGCTGGAACTGCTGGCGGAACGCCTGGCGAGGGATGGGGCGGTCCTGACCATGGACGAGATCATGGCCTTGCCTGCGGAGGAGGTGGTGGAAAAGGCCAGGCGATGCCCGATATGCGGAGAGAAGATGCTAAAAGTGGGTCTTGGCTCCCAACCCAGGGTGCTGGTTGATGTCTGTCCCCGAAGGGACGGGATATGGTTTGACCACGGTGAACTCAGCCAGGTCATAGCCCAAACCAGAACCACCCAACCCGCCGGCGCCACGGAAGCTAAACCCACAAGGATGATTCGCTTTCTAGGAGAGGCCTTCGAAGCTGAGGGATAGCCCCAATTCATTTTTGGAGGTGTTTTTATGGTTGCAGTGTACGTTGTCGTCGGCATCCTCGTAATCCTTGCCCTCTGGTTTGTGTTGATCTACAACGGCCTGGTAAGGCGGCGCAATCAGGTGAAGAACGCCTGGTCGCAGATTGATGTCCAGATCAAAAGGCGGCATGACCTGATACCGAATCTGGTGGAGACAGTCAAAGGCTACATGAAGTTCGAGCGGGAGACTCTGGAAGCAGTGACAAACGCCCGCAACCTGGCCCAGAGGGCCATCGGCACCGGCGTGGGCGCCCAGGCCAAGGCCGAGAGTGAGCTGGGTGGGGCTTTGGCCCGGCTGCTGGCGGTGGTGGAGAGATATCCCGACCTGAAAGCCAACCAGAACTTCCTGGCCCTCCAGGAAGAGTTGACCGCGACGGAGAACCGGATTAGCTTTTCCCGCCAGTTCTACAATGACTCGGTCATGGGCTATAACAACAAGATTCAGATGTTTCCCTCTAACATGGTGGCGGGCATGACGGGTTTCAAGATGAGCGAGTTCTTCGAGATCACCGTGCCGGCGGAGAGGGAAGTACCCAAGGTCAGCTTCGCCTGATGTATTGTCGCCTTCTGGATTCCCGCTTGCGCGGGAATGACAGGAATGACCGGGTGACTATATTGGTAGGTCTTTTCAGAGACACTGCACCAGTGCTTCGTAACGCGCGACCCTTCTGCTTCCCCCTTCAGGAAGGATCAGGGTGACAGCGCCCATAGGTGTCATTCTTCCCCGCCTGCGGCGGATCAGAATCTCGGTTGTTAAGCGGCACGATAAGAGACTGTGAGGCATGTGGGAACAGATCAGGTCTAACCAGATCAGGTCAATAGTGCTGGTAGCCATGATAGCGGGGCTGCTGCTCCTGCTGGGCTATGTTTTGGGTGCAGCCTTCCTGGGCAGCGGCATCGGCGGACTGGCTATCGCTCTGGTGATATGGGCAATACTGAATCTGGTGGCCTACTTCCAGGGAGATAGTATCCTGCTCTCGATGTCGCGGGCAAGGAAGATAAGCCGCGACGACAACCCCCGTCTGTACAACGTGGTGGAGGAGATGAAGATCGCCTCCGGGCTGGAGAAGATGCCGGACATCTATATCATCGACGACCCGGCACTGAATGCCTTCGCCACGGGACGGGACCCCAACCGGGCCTCGGTGGCCATCACCTCCGGGCTGCTACAGAAACTGAACCGCGATGAGCTGCAAGGCGTCATCGCCCACGAAATATCCCACATAAAGAACCGCGATGTCCTGTTGATGTCGCTTTGCAGTATCCTCCTGGGGACCATCGTCATTCTGGCCTGGTACGCCTCGCGAATCATGATCTACGGGGGTATGCGGGGCGGGCGTCGGGGGGGGCGGGGAGGGGGCGGGGGGCAGGTGGTCATCATTGTGGTAGCTATTGTCTTGATGATAATAGCGCCAATCCTGGCGCAACTGATTTACTTCGCCATTTCCAGAAGGAGAGAATATCTGGCTGACGCCTCGGGGGCGCTGTACACCAGGTACCCGGAGGGACTGGCCTCAGCACTGGAGAAGATAGCCGCTTCCACCGCCCAGTTGAAATCAGCGAATAAGGCCACCGCGCCGATGTACATCATCAATCCCTTCCGCAGCGAAGGAAGGGCAGCCAGCGACTGGACCAGCACCCACCCTCCGATCTCGGAGAGGATAAGAATACTGCGGAGTATGGCCGGGGGCGCCTCACTGACGGACTATGACAAGTCCTACCAGCAATTTCACCGATCCGGCAAGGGGGTGATTCCGGCTTCGGCTCTTGGTGTGGTGAGTGTTATGGCGGTCACGCCCGAGCCCGAAGCTTTAGCAGGGGAAGCAGATAAGATCGAGCGGGCGAGGGAGACCTCCGACATGCTGTGGAAGTTCAGCGAACACAGGCTGGTCAACTGCGAATGCGGCACGAAGTTGAGGGTGCCCCCGGAGTTCAAGAGCGACACTATCCAGTGCCCCCACTGTGGAAGAACCAACCCCGTGCCCCCCAGGCATAAATAGAAGTAGCACACTTCAGTAGCGCGGCCTTCCGGGGCGTTTTGCAGGGGGTAATGCTTGGCCACCACCACTTGCCAGTTTTCGGGAAATCAGTGTATTCTTGTATGTCCCATGGCGACTAAATAGGCAACCGAGGTAAATAGCTAACCGAGGTAAAACTGTCTGCTGGAAAGGGGGTATCCATGAGCAAGGACGAGAGATATGACGTTGTGGTAGTAGGCGGGGGGCCCAACGGGATGACGATAGCGGCATATCTGGCCAAGTGCCGTCTCCGCGTCTGTGTGCTGGAAGACAGGACAGAGGCTGGCGGGGCCTGCGAGACCGCCGAGCCCCTGGCCGGATTGCGCGTCTATCCCCATGCCATGCTGATGTATGCCGCACCAGCTCCGGGCTTTGAACAACTGGAGCTTGACAAATATGGCTTCCGCATGTCCTGGGACCCGAGGGATATGACCACTCCGGCCTACACTGCCCTGGCCTGCACTGATGGCTGGAGGCCCACCAGCGAAAAAGACCAGTTGGGCTGGGCCAAGCTGGCTGGCATGCTGGGTGATCCGCCCTTTACCCAGGAGCTGCTGCGGGCCACCTTCTGGTGCCCACCCCACCCCCCAGAGGTGGAGGTGACAGACGAGAACACCCCCTACATGCAGGTGTATAAGCAGTTCCAGCCGGACGTCTGGACGCCGGAGCTGCGTGAGATGACCATGTTCGAGCTGATGGACGAACATCTCGAGACAGAGCAGTTCAAGGTAGCGATGGCGGGCGCAGCCTGGTGGTCAGGGGCCACAGCTCACTGGGAAGGCGTGGCTATCCCGGCCTCTGCCTGTGTCTGGCTCCTGATGCTGCCGGTGACTGGCGGCGGTAGCATCCCCCGCGGCGGACTGCATGCCTATTTCCACGCCATACATCGCTGTGCGGTGCACCACGGCGCTGTGATACGCACCTGCTGCCCTGTGGATGAGATCATTGTCCAGGACGGGCGGGCGGTAGGGGTGAGATTGAGGGAGACTGCGGCGCCGGGTGGCAGGACGATTTGGGCTAACAAGGCGGTCATCGCTGCGGTGGATGTCCATCAGACCTTTCTCAAGCTGGTCGGACCGAAGCACCTGGACCCCGGCTTCAGCCAGAAGATAAAGGATATCAGCCTCAAGGGGGGCACTTTGTATGTGAGCCACGTTATGACCAAGAAGCCTCTACGCTTCCAGCGCAAATTCGCCAACATAGGTGAAGAGCGCGGCGTAGGCCCCTGGAAGAGCCCCCAGTGCGGCATCTACCCCTGTGACTCGCGGGAAATCTATTATGAGGCGCTGGCCGACGTAGACGGCCGAAAGGGCAACCCTACGGTGCCACCGGAGAGGGCGTTCTGGTTCCAAACCCCACCCCAAAGCTGGGACCCTACAGATCGGGAATACTACCATCCTAAGGGGTATCTGCACCCGCCCTTTGAGATGGGTGTTACCCCACCGGACTACCACAAGGAGGGTGAGGATGCCCAGGACAAGATCAAGGACAGCATGGATCAATACATGATCAGTTGTTACAGCCAGATGCTGGAAGGCCTCGATGAGAGCAATATCCTTCACTTCTGGTCGGCGACAGGGCGGGAGGTGGAGTTTCGTAACACCGGGCTCATCGGGGGCACCTGGTGCGGCAGACGCCACTGCCAGGACCAGCTATGGGTGAACAGCCCCATACCGGAGATGGCGCGCTACCGTACTCCCATCGAGGGCCTGTATCACTGTCATCAGACGATGGGGCATCCCGGGGGTCTGTGCCTGATGGCCATACCGTACAACTTGATGCACATCCTGATCGAGGACGGGATCGCTCAACCCAGCGCCGAGTGGTGGTACCCCTCGCCGTGGTACATACCGCAGCAGGGCAAGATTTCGGCCGTACCACCGAAATAGGCGAGATAAAGTGGGATAAGTAGGAGGCTATAATGACTCTAGACCAATTCCCCAAGATGTTCAAAGAGTTCCCCCAGGAGTCGGAGTTCGACGTCGTTGTCATAGGCGGGGGGCCCAACGGGTTGATAGCAGCAGCCTATCTGGCCAGGGCAGGGGTGAAGGTGGCTCTGGTGGAGCGCCGCTGGGAGATTGGAGGGGGGCTGGCCACGGAGGAGATCATGTATCCCTGCTACTCCTCTAGCCCCCACGTCGTCTATCACATGATGGTGGACTATATGCCGGTCATCAGGGACTTCGATCTGGACGGTCCGGCACTCACCTGGATCAAGCCTAACGCCCAGACAGGCATGGTGTTCGAGGACGGGACGTCGCTGCTCTTGACACGCATGATTGAGGACACAAAGGACTCTATCAGCAAGTTCTCCTACAAGGATGCGGCGGCCTTCGGCAAGGTAATGCGAAGCTGGCGGAAGATAGTCAGCGATATAGTGGCGCCGGCCACCTATGTCCCTCCTATGTCTCCAGTGGACATGATCGTAGCGCTGCAGCGCACCAAGGTTGGGGCGGAGATGCTGGAGCTTATTGAGCAAAGCCCCTTGCAGATTATCAGCAACACCTTCGAGAATGACCGGGTGCGGGCCCTCTTTCTATACGCCAGTTGCCAGTGGGGGCTGGACCCCAGGGAGACTGGCATTGGTTTCTTTGTGCCTCTCTTAATCGACCGTGGGATGAACAAGTGTTACTGCTATGGAGGTTCGCACAAGTTTGGCAGCGCCCTGGCGCGAGAAATCGTCAAAGCTGGGGGCCTGATTCTGGAGGCCGCTGGAGCGGACAAGATCTTGATGGAAAGGGGCCGCGTTGCCGGCGTCCATATTGCCGAGGGCCGCACCCTGCGCAGCAAAGTGGTCATGTCCACCCTGGACCCGCACACCACCTTCCTGGACCTGGTGGGAGCAGAGAACATACCAGCGACGCTAAAGCAGTCAGTGCAAGGCTGGAAGTACGACAAGTGGAGCTACAACACCGTGCACATTGCTACCGAGGAGCCGCCGCGCTACAAGTGCGATGATCCCTGGATCAACGAGGCCTTCATGGTGGTCTTTGGCATTGAGGGCACAGACCAGCTTCTGGCCCATTGGGACAAAGTGGTGGCTGGCAAAGTCGATGTCAAGAACTTTGGCGGCCATGCCACCTGCGAGAGCTTCTTCGACCCCCACCTGAGCGACAAGCCTGGCAAGCATATTTCGTTTTTCCAGATGCATGCCCCCTACGAATTAGAGGGTGGCTGGGAGAAGCGGGGCAAGGAGCTACAGGAGGCTATCCTGGCCAAATGGCAGAGGGTGGCCCCTAATGTCAAGCGGGAGAAAATAATTGCCACTAACATGGAGACGCCTAAGGACATCGAGACGCGTTTCCCGAACATGCGCCGCGGCGCTATAAAGCACGGCGACTACATGCCTATCCAGTTGGGCCGCTTCCGTCCCAACGAGGATTGCTCCAGCACGAAGACGCCCATCGAGGGGCTTTACGTCTGTGGCGCCTCTACTTACCCTGGGGGGCTGGTGCTGGGGGGGCCTGGCTATTTAGGGGCTAACAAAGTGGCTGAGGATATAGGGGTTAAGAAGTGGTGGAGACCCACTTCAGAGATGGAGAAGTACATTAAAACGTACCTGGAATAGGCGCTCGATGACAGTGGCAAAACAAACAGAATTGGAGGAGATGGTCTTTGCCCTCTTGGAACGGGACGGATAAAGCTAAAGCTCTGTCCCCACATTCCGGATTTTGCAAATCTATGGGCCGAGTCGCCGTAGCGATCCACCTCCAATAAAGCAAAGGAGTGAAGGAAATGGCAGAAAAATCCTATGATGTCATTGTAGTTGGGGCTGGGTTTGGAGGCAGTACCTGTGCTGCCTTGCTGGCAAAGCGGGGACTGAACGTATTGCTCCTGGAAAAGAATGCCAAGGCTGCGGGCAAAGCCATGTCCATCTCCAAAAAGGGATTCACTCACACCGCCTGGTTAGTCCACAGTGCCCCAGCACAGGACAACCTCCACGAGGCTATCCTGAAAGAGCTGGGGGTCGAGGATCGGGCGGAGTTGATAATAGCTCCAGAGAACGGCAGCAGGTACAGGAACTCCTCCGGGCAGTACGCCATCGGGCCGCAGGGTTCCACCCCCGACCCCGATGCCACCTTCGCCTGGCTGGAGGTCAGGGAAGAAGAGAAGGACGATGCCATCACGCTCTTAACCGACCTGATCTCCATCAGTCCACAGGACATCGACGCCCTGGACGACATCAGCTTCCAGGAGTGGCTCGGCCGTTACAAGGTGCCCCGCGGAGTGTACAGCTTCCTCAACTTTATCTCCGACGGTTGCTTTATGGTGCCGCTGGACCTGGTGGCTGCCTCAGAGGCCCTGAGGACTGTTCAGGCCGTCTTCCTCCGTGGAGGTGGAGTCTTCGGCAAAGGTGGCATTGGCCACGTCGCCGAGGCCATCGCCCAGGCGGTAGAAGAATACGGCGGCAAAATGATCACGCGCGCCAGGGTGGAGAAAATCACCGTGGATCAAGGCAGGGTCACCGGCGTGATCACCAGCAAGGGTGTCTTCCAGTCCCCCATCGTGGTCAGCAATGCTGGCATCCAGCCCACGGTGCTCAAGCTGGTCGGCGAGGAGCAGTTCGACAAATCCTATGTACATTATGTAAAGGATTTGGTTCCTTCCTGGGCAATGATGGGTGTCCGCTATTTCCTGGACAAGAAGGTGATTAACGAGCCAAGTGCCTGCCTATTCTCCGATGAGACCGGTTGGACACTGGAGCGGTGGCTGAAGACCGAGTCAGGCGATATCCCTAAGGAAATTTCTGTCTGGATTGAGGTCCCCTCGAATTATGACCCGGCCGCGGCTCCACCTGGTAAGCAGATCATACTGACAGGGACATGGTGCCCGGCCGACCCGCAGATGACCAGGAAAGAGAACCAGGCCTGGTGGGACAAGGTAGACGAGATGATGTTCAAAGCCTTTCCCGATCTGAAAGACCACATCGAGTCAAAAGAAGGCTACTCATCACACGATGTCTCTGCCCTTACCCGTGACCAGGTGCTGCCAGGCCAGGGCGGGGAGTGCATCGGTCTGGGACAGATAGTGGGGCAATGTGGTCGTCACAAACCCTCCATCAAGGCTCCGGTGCGGGGGCTGTTCTACGTTGGCTGTGACGCCGGTGGACGGGGCATTGGCATCCAGCAGGCAATAGACTCAGGCATCAACGTGGCCCAAACCGTGCTCCGGTACCACGGCCTGCGTCAGGTCTTCCCGTAGAGCAAACGAAAGGGGAGAGGCGATCCTTCGAGGCGGCACCGGACACTGACCCACAATGGATCCAACACGGTGCCGCCCACTTCGTAGTCGGTTGTTGTGCTGTCTTTCGGCATCGACTCTCGCCTGGTTTCGTGCCCTTTCGGTCATGACGTCTGGCACTCCAATACCACAATGCGTTGCCACACGGGATCGCATCTATCAAAAGCTCGCATCGCACATCTCCTAATTGACAATGCAGTTCTCGGCTAATAGACTATTGACTGCTACCGCCTGGGCTGTGGTGAGTGCCTCTGGGCTAACGGATGTTTCCCAGTACTCTCATGGCGCTGGAGGTTTGACTTGTATAGGGATCAGATTACTGAAGCACTGAAACTCCATGATGCTGAATATGTAGAGATTCGCCTGGAAGAGAGCGAAGCTACCCGCATCCAGTATCGTGGAAGGGAACTGGATGACATCAGCCAACCCGCCAGTTTTGGGGGTAGCGTGCGGGCATTGGTGAGGGGGGGGTGGGGC includes:
- a CDS encoding LemA family protein produces the protein MVAVYVVVGILVILALWFVLIYNGLVRRRNQVKNAWSQIDVQIKRRHDLIPNLVETVKGYMKFERETLEAVTNARNLAQRAIGTGVGAQAKAESELGGALARLLAVVERYPDLKANQNFLALQEELTATENRISFSRQFYNDSVMGYNNKIQMFPSNMVAGMTGFKMSEFFEITVPAEREVPKVSFA
- a CDS encoding M48 family metallopeptidase, which encodes MWEQIRSNQIRSIVLVAMIAGLLLLLGYVLGAAFLGSGIGGLAIALVIWAILNLVAYFQGDSILLSMSRARKISRDDNPRLYNVVEEMKIASGLEKMPDIYIIDDPALNAFATGRDPNRASVAITSGLLQKLNRDELQGVIAHEISHIKNRDVLLMSLCSILLGTIVILAWYASRIMIYGGMRGGRRGGRGGGGGQVVIIVVAIVLMIIAPILAQLIYFAISRRREYLADASGALYTRYPEGLASALEKIAASTAQLKSANKATAPMYIINPFRSEGRAASDWTSTHPPISERIRILRSMAGGASLTDYDKSYQQFHRSGKGVIPASALGVVSVMAVTPEPEALAGEADKIERARETSDMLWKFSEHRLVNCECGTKLRVPPEFKSDTIQCPHCGRTNPVPPRHK
- a CDS encoding NAD(P)/FAD-dependent oxidoreductase, translated to MSKDERYDVVVVGGGPNGMTIAAYLAKCRLRVCVLEDRTEAGGACETAEPLAGLRVYPHAMLMYAAPAPGFEQLELDKYGFRMSWDPRDMTTPAYTALACTDGWRPTSEKDQLGWAKLAGMLGDPPFTQELLRATFWCPPHPPEVEVTDENTPYMQVYKQFQPDVWTPELREMTMFELMDEHLETEQFKVAMAGAAWWSGATAHWEGVAIPASACVWLLMLPVTGGGSIPRGGLHAYFHAIHRCAVHHGAVIRTCCPVDEIIVQDGRAVGVRLRETAAPGGRTIWANKAVIAAVDVHQTFLKLVGPKHLDPGFSQKIKDISLKGGTLYVSHVMTKKPLRFQRKFANIGEERGVGPWKSPQCGIYPCDSREIYYEALADVDGRKGNPTVPPERAFWFQTPPQSWDPTDREYYHPKGYLHPPFEMGVTPPDYHKEGEDAQDKIKDSMDQYMISCYSQMLEGLDESNILHFWSATGREVEFRNTGLIGGTWCGRRHCQDQLWVNSPIPEMARYRTPIEGLYHCHQTMGHPGGLCLMAIPYNLMHILIEDGIAQPSAEWWYPSPWYIPQQGKISAVPPK
- a CDS encoding NAD(P)/FAD-dependent oxidoreductase gives rise to the protein MTLDQFPKMFKEFPQESEFDVVVIGGGPNGLIAAAYLARAGVKVALVERRWEIGGGLATEEIMYPCYSSSPHVVYHMMVDYMPVIRDFDLDGPALTWIKPNAQTGMVFEDGTSLLLTRMIEDTKDSISKFSYKDAAAFGKVMRSWRKIVSDIVAPATYVPPMSPVDMIVALQRTKVGAEMLELIEQSPLQIISNTFENDRVRALFLYASCQWGLDPRETGIGFFVPLLIDRGMNKCYCYGGSHKFGSALAREIVKAGGLILEAAGADKILMERGRVAGVHIAEGRTLRSKVVMSTLDPHTTFLDLVGAENIPATLKQSVQGWKYDKWSYNTVHIATEEPPRYKCDDPWINEAFMVVFGIEGTDQLLAHWDKVVAGKVDVKNFGGHATCESFFDPHLSDKPGKHISFFQMHAPYELEGGWEKRGKELQEAILAKWQRVAPNVKREKIIATNMETPKDIETRFPNMRRGAIKHGDYMPIQLGRFRPNEDCSSTKTPIEGLYVCGASTYPGGLVLGGPGYLGANKVAEDIGVKKWWRPTSEMEKYIKTYLE
- a CDS encoding NAD(P)/FAD-dependent oxidoreductase translates to MAEKSYDVIVVGAGFGGSTCAALLAKRGLNVLLLEKNAKAAGKAMSISKKGFTHTAWLVHSAPAQDNLHEAILKELGVEDRAELIIAPENGSRYRNSSGQYAIGPQGSTPDPDATFAWLEVREEEKDDAITLLTDLISISPQDIDALDDISFQEWLGRYKVPRGVYSFLNFISDGCFMVPLDLVAASEALRTVQAVFLRGGGVFGKGGIGHVAEAIAQAVEEYGGKMITRARVEKITVDQGRVTGVITSKGVFQSPIVVSNAGIQPTVLKLVGEEQFDKSYVHYVKDLVPSWAMMGVRYFLDKKVINEPSACLFSDETGWTLERWLKTESGDIPKEISVWIEVPSNYDPAAAPPGKQIILTGTWCPADPQMTRKENQAWWDKVDEMMFKAFPDLKDHIESKEGYSSHDVSALTRDQVLPGQGGECIGLGQIVGQCGRHKPSIKAPVRGLFYVGCDAGGRGIGIQQAIDSGINVAQTVLRYHGLRQVFP